The following proteins are encoded in a genomic region of Leptospira fainei serovar Hurstbridge str. BUT 6:
- a CDS encoding lipoprotein LipL21, with product MIKKLIAISLAAVLFSYCGPNTAQKDATSVGDGGWSFEGWGGPPEQRNDGKTPKDTNPKDYYYMKFSSRASAKAVAKKSPAMMQSTCREASRLQGASDVVKKMVGETVESASGVSDGEATANVIVSQSAGIVKGVGVYECKATGAGSDPKDVSKDNWEECQCVIYAKFPGGRDALVAKAQEVGK from the coding sequence ATGATCAAGAAACTAATCGCTATTTCACTAGCGGCTGTACTCTTCTCCTATTGCGGGCCTAACACTGCGCAAAAGGATGCTACCTCTGTTGGTGACGGCGGATGGTCTTTCGAAGGTTGGGGCGGACCCCCTGAGCAAAGAAACGACGGGAAAACTCCAAAGGACACCAATCCAAAAGATTATTACTACATGAAGTTTTCTTCTCGCGCATCCGCTAAGGCTGTTGCTAAGAAGAGCCCGGCAATGATGCAATCCACTTGTCGTGAAGCTTCTCGCCTTCAAGGCGCTTCCGATGTAGTTAAGAAAATGGTTGGTGAGACCGTTGAATCTGCTTCCGGAGTATCTGACGGTGAAGCTACTGCGAACGTAATCGTTTCGCAATCAGCTGGTATCGTTAAAGGTGTAGGGGTTTACGAGTGTAAAGCTACTGGCGCTGGTTCCGATCCGAAAGACGTTTCTAAAGACAACTGGGAAGAATGTCAGTGTGTTATCTACGCTAAGTTCCCAGGCGGCCGCGACGCTCTCGTTGCGAAAGCTCAAGAAGTTGGTAAATAA
- a CDS encoding AAA-type ATPase lid domain-containing protein: MEDFEFVALSPVTKKLLDRIRQTSASELPVLVLGEAGTGKSYIGRLFHSLSKSQFPGFLSVDFGLVESEQEATEIFSNLEGKDRNLILIEGFSKLGNNNQVRLLQKIRSEKGRNRYILAETPSLNEKVRQGILQESLLLEIQTLQVQLPCLRDRKEDIPPLVRFFLEEVGRRYNRKSIKISEKLGNFLLEYDYPGNLHQLRNLLEGMVSMHNTKTLDLKHLPPELFETQYRNENGLEVRTGIPLRDYEREIIRKNLRLVNGNREKAARILGISERTIYRKITEFELYDPDDEKNSPPS; this comes from the coding sequence ATGGAAGATTTTGAATTCGTTGCCCTGTCGCCAGTAACAAAGAAACTTCTAGATAGAATCCGACAAACCTCGGCTTCCGAACTGCCTGTGCTCGTTTTGGGAGAAGCAGGTACGGGGAAAAGTTATATAGGAAGACTATTTCATTCTCTTTCAAAATCGCAATTTCCCGGTTTTCTGTCGGTTGATTTTGGATTAGTGGAATCGGAACAGGAGGCGACCGAAATTTTCTCCAATCTTGAAGGAAAGGATCGAAATCTTATTTTGATCGAAGGTTTTTCAAAATTAGGAAATAATAATCAAGTTCGACTTCTGCAAAAAATCCGGTCCGAAAAAGGAAGAAATAGGTACATTCTAGCAGAAACTCCCTCACTCAATGAAAAAGTTCGTCAAGGAATTTTGCAGGAATCTCTTTTGCTGGAAATCCAGACTTTACAAGTGCAACTACCTTGTTTGCGCGATCGTAAGGAGGATATTCCGCCGCTAGTTCGTTTCTTTTTAGAAGAAGTCGGTAGAAGATACAATCGTAAGAGTATTAAAATTTCTGAAAAGCTTGGAAACTTCCTCCTCGAATACGATTATCCGGGAAATTTGCATCAGCTTCGCAATCTCTTGGAAGGGATGGTTTCTATGCATAATACTAAAACTCTGGACCTCAAACATCTTCCTCCGGAGTTATTCGAGACACAGTATAGAAACGAAAACGGATTGGAAGTTCGCACCGGAATTCCGTTAAGGGATTACGAAAGAGAGATTATCAGAAAGAATTTACGACTCGTAAACGGAAATAGAGAGAAAGCAGCGAGAATACTGGGGATTTCGGAGCGAACAATCTACAGAAAGATTACCGAATTTGAACTGTACGATCCTGACGACGAAAAAAATTCTCCACCCTCCTAA
- the holA gene encoding DNA polymerase III subunit delta, whose protein sequence is MASSTRESFSPSYENLLDFLHKAKGGIEKLPQVLFVVSEDSYEFGLVSDLYREAFRKSGDAFEVVVFVSEPGDLEAFQNEAMNLDMFAARKLFVIKSGTDFFKPLLGKGKSKLGVKTQFSSLPESVKVLVHYDHWDISKELISLFGQEAKYFKSGKIYPDKRRDAVLRACKEADVRLDDQAEEEFILRVNPSAGSYLKNLEKLRLYLGKKSFKLEDLKEVLFQSSEFSAPEILDFFFERDSLRFAKEFSKFKIGKDSLLLFLSLLKDHTDRLRKFKVISRHYENVLSEKEQSDLLEMQNYSPGRKSHMLRRLRKENSAFSDKDILELYEFITEINRKIKTGAEKEDTVYYFLRRVENFFRRQDRTVQIR, encoded by the coding sequence GTGGCGTCCAGCACTCGCGAATCTTTTAGCCCCTCTTACGAAAATCTCTTAGATTTCCTTCACAAAGCAAAGGGTGGAATCGAAAAGCTACCTCAAGTACTCTTCGTCGTTTCCGAGGATTCGTACGAATTCGGATTAGTTAGCGATCTTTACAGGGAGGCATTTCGGAAATCAGGGGATGCCTTCGAAGTAGTGGTTTTCGTGTCCGAGCCGGGAGACCTGGAAGCGTTTCAAAACGAAGCTATGAATTTGGATATGTTCGCGGCCCGTAAATTGTTCGTGATTAAATCCGGAACCGATTTTTTTAAACCTCTATTAGGAAAAGGTAAATCGAAGCTCGGAGTCAAAACTCAGTTTTCTTCTTTACCCGAATCGGTAAAAGTACTAGTTCATTATGATCATTGGGACATCTCAAAAGAATTGATTTCGTTATTCGGGCAGGAAGCGAAGTATTTCAAATCCGGAAAAATCTATCCTGATAAACGAAGAGATGCTGTTCTTAGAGCTTGTAAAGAAGCCGACGTAAGGCTCGACGATCAAGCGGAAGAAGAATTTATCCTGAGAGTAAATCCAAGCGCCGGCTCTTATTTAAAAAACTTGGAAAAGCTGCGACTTTATTTAGGAAAGAAATCCTTTAAACTCGAAGATCTAAAGGAAGTATTATTTCAATCCTCAGAGTTTAGTGCGCCTGAAATTCTCGATTTCTTTTTTGAACGGGACTCTTTGCGATTTGCAAAGGAGTTTTCGAAATTTAAAATCGGGAAGGATTCGCTTTTACTATTCCTTTCGTTATTAAAAGACCACACGGATAGACTCCGAAAGTTTAAAGTGATTTCGCGCCATTATGAAAACGTTCTCTCCGAAAAGGAGCAATCTGATTTGCTAGAAATGCAAAATTATTCGCCAGGCAGAAAGAGCCATATGCTTCGAAGACTGCGCAAAGAGAATTCCGCTTTCTCCGATAAAGACATACTCGAACTCTACGAATTTATCACCGAGATCAATCGGAAGATAAAAACCGGCGCCGAAAAGGAAGACACGGTGTATTATTTTCTTAGGAGGGTGGAGAATTTTTTTCGTCGTCAGGATCGTACAGTTCAAATTCGGTAA
- a CDS encoding LIC10012 family protein yields the protein MSKNFCIICATLLILPVSDAIATTIAFLPGHWEGIAPQSIEGTGEKPFELSRLGQFYASKAYLVKIRDTFRDQKDPDAVEYLRAQLSKDQFREACLRFKTDYVVRDNVEIQTKIRIDRFVFDCNLSRWEEFSSVGKRDLFEIYEKLTQESFPFVPKKRIKELINKKINTPKIQIFLVDGSFSFAPERKEFMSQIDAFSWRPETRFRLAVFGEGGFSKVFPESSRTELRNQWKDWKPTGKSMTTDLGNSLVRLRRILVSEDKMGTKPDLSVIILTNAKEGKNDSSYPAAIEALKQIGSKVTILYSAYSGPESRRVHKDATSRGAEFREVTYFQRIVTPRDSKTLVFQGGRLFTTQQVLDPSAEIDESVLEKVEMSGSYLAGEFLNPWALSEIYEKIRNEKVISSEPVRSNFSLLFAKSVSNSAKDQVANSGKKALIKTKGKAFWMQFPTFFELSEGKKGVWKVTFLSSAFSSEGVEVLPESVEAYPYSPPKTLDCDPSTVRNYFQNTEKSKFDCLVRGEILELSRP from the coding sequence TTGTCAAAAAATTTCTGCATAATTTGCGCTACTCTGCTAATACTTCCGGTTAGCGACGCAATAGCGACGACGATTGCATTTCTTCCTGGGCATTGGGAAGGAATTGCGCCTCAATCAATAGAGGGAACGGGCGAAAAGCCATTCGAGTTGTCTAGATTAGGCCAATTCTATGCAAGTAAAGCCTATTTGGTAAAGATTAGAGATACATTTCGAGATCAAAAAGATCCGGATGCCGTAGAATATCTGCGAGCGCAGCTATCAAAAGATCAATTTCGCGAAGCGTGCTTGCGATTTAAGACAGACTATGTCGTGCGAGACAACGTCGAGATCCAAACCAAGATCAGAATCGATCGATTTGTCTTTGATTGTAACTTATCTCGATGGGAAGAATTTTCTTCGGTCGGTAAGCGAGATTTGTTTGAAATATACGAGAAGTTAACCCAGGAATCCTTCCCATTCGTTCCTAAAAAGCGGATTAAAGAGCTTATTAACAAGAAGATTAATACGCCTAAGATACAGATATTTCTAGTGGATGGTTCGTTTTCCTTTGCACCGGAACGAAAGGAATTTATGTCTCAGATCGATGCATTTTCTTGGCGACCCGAAACCCGATTTCGCTTAGCAGTTTTCGGAGAAGGAGGTTTCTCTAAGGTTTTTCCGGAATCTTCTCGAACGGAATTAAGAAACCAATGGAAGGATTGGAAGCCTACGGGCAAATCCATGACGACGGATCTGGGTAATTCCTTAGTTCGATTGCGCAGAATTCTGGTTTCTGAAGATAAAATGGGAACCAAACCGGATTTATCCGTAATCATACTGACCAATGCAAAAGAAGGAAAAAACGACAGTAGTTACCCCGCAGCGATCGAGGCTCTTAAACAAATCGGGTCTAAAGTGACTATTCTTTATTCCGCATATTCCGGACCGGAGTCAAGAAGGGTGCATAAGGACGCGACAAGTCGGGGTGCCGAGTTCAGAGAGGTTACGTATTTCCAACGAATCGTAACACCAAGAGACTCCAAAACTCTGGTCTTTCAAGGCGGAAGATTGTTCACAACACAGCAGGTTTTAGATCCGAGCGCTGAAATCGATGAATCTGTTTTGGAAAAAGTTGAGATGAGCGGTTCTTATTTGGCCGGTGAGTTTTTAAATCCCTGGGCTCTTTCCGAGATTTATGAAAAAATTCGAAATGAAAAAGTTATCTCATCAGAGCCGGTTCGCAGTAATTTTTCGCTGCTATTCGCTAAATCGGTCTCAAATTCCGCTAAGGATCAAGTTGCCAATTCGGGTAAAAAAGCGCTAATAAAAACGAAAGGTAAGGCTTTTTGGATGCAATTTCCCACTTTTTTCGAACTGTCTGAAGGTAAAAAAGGAGTATGGAAAGTTACCTTTCTTTCTTCCGCATTCTCATCGGAAGGGGTCGAAGTACTACCGGAATCGGTAGAGGCGTATCCCTATTCCCCACCAAAGACATTGGATTGTGATCCTTCGACTGTAAGAAATTATTTTCAGAATACGGAGAAATCAAAATTCGATTGTTTGGTGCGGGGGGAAATCTTGGAACTCTCCCGTCCCTGA
- a CDS encoding nucleoside triphosphate pyrophosphatase, producing the protein MLILRSRSPRRREVFDALGLLYSVDAYDIDESSFEREDSLEYLKRITIAKLGPGLRNTLDVQVSADTIVVRDGAILQKPSDEADAISMLSSLVDRKHQVFSGMAIRNRDREIFDYDVSEVFFLPWNQDEILDYVRRNKPYDKAGAYGIQDPGSPVRSFTGSYTNILGFPIRKFFQYHSIWADFLGKKG; encoded by the coding sequence ATGCTGATCTTACGTTCCCGATCACCCAGAAGGCGCGAAGTTTTCGATGCTCTCGGACTCTTATATTCCGTCGATGCATACGACATCGACGAATCCTCGTTTGAAAGGGAAGACTCTCTCGAATACCTAAAGAGAATTACGATCGCCAAACTAGGTCCAGGTCTCCGAAATACTTTGGATGTCCAAGTATCGGCCGATACGATCGTCGTTCGCGACGGCGCAATTCTTCAAAAACCTTCTGACGAAGCAGATGCAATTTCAATGCTGTCCAGTTTAGTAGATCGTAAACATCAAGTTTTTTCAGGTATGGCGATCCGAAATCGAGACCGGGAGATTTTTGATTATGACGTCTCCGAAGTTTTCTTTTTGCCCTGGAATCAGGATGAGATTCTAGACTACGTTCGAAGGAATAAACCTTACGATAAGGCGGGGGCGTACGGCATTCAAGATCCGGGCAGCCCGGTTCGATCCTTTACCGGATCTTATACAAATATTTTAGGTTTCCCAATTCGAAAGTTTTTCCAATATCATTCGATTTGGGCTGATTTTTTAGGAAAGAAAGGATAG
- the lenA gene encoding lipoprotein LenA has protein sequence MKITSNILGALAVFSILTLAACKKEIPSQQNQIVGTKYSGWDQWIYKNPGSTSKADQTSLVYGMEEVSGIEIVTHEETDKKGNKIVTEYLKLKTVDNKEGFAPAKNFFDAILFVVSEGDQTFAKNSLTSPSKGKLQRGMYCLEVEASGDFAKVRCYGSIVKGGKLTDIHDVWIQPASPNISKDPLLGDSLRNLRSASAKLIESAKTSETAKQEELKSSAMKLLKSVAEKGDQFLEDANAIATEYGLTLNEQ, from the coding sequence ATGAAAATAACGAGTAATATTCTGGGTGCTCTTGCCGTTTTTAGCATTCTTACTCTCGCCGCTTGTAAAAAAGAAATACCTTCTCAACAAAACCAAATTGTTGGTACTAAATATTCCGGCTGGGATCAATGGATTTATAAGAATCCGGGCAGTACAAGCAAGGCGGATCAGACATCGCTCGTTTACGGAATGGAAGAAGTTTCGGGAATTGAAATCGTAACCCATGAGGAAACGGATAAGAAAGGCAATAAGATCGTCACAGAATATTTAAAATTAAAGACGGTTGATAATAAGGAAGGATTTGCTCCTGCGAAAAATTTCTTCGATGCAATTCTTTTCGTAGTTTCGGAAGGAGATCAGACATTTGCGAAAAATTCTCTGACTTCTCCTTCAAAGGGCAAATTACAGCGCGGTATGTATTGTTTGGAAGTTGAAGCCAGCGGAGATTTCGCTAAGGTGCGCTGCTACGGATCCATCGTAAAAGGCGGGAAGCTGACGGATATTCACGACGTCTGGATTCAACCTGCTTCACCTAATATTTCCAAAGACCCTTTATTAGGAGACAGTTTACGTAATTTGAGAAGCGCTAGTGCAAAGTTAATCGAGTCGGCAAAAACCTCGGAAACTGCAAAGCAGGAAGAGTTGAAATCGTCTGCAATGAAGTTGCTTAAGTCGGTGGCGGAAAAAGGAGATCAATTCCTGGAAGATGCGAATGCGATAGCTACCGAATACGGATTAACATTGAATGAACAATAA